The Actinomadura graeca nucleotide sequence CGACGGCCCCGTCCGCGGTAACGGCAAGATCATCCAGGAGCTGGAGTCGTTCTTCCGCGGCGCCGGCTGGAACGTCATCAAGGTCATCTGGGGCCGCGACTGGGACCCGCTGCTCGCCCAGGACGTCGACGGGGTGCTGGTCAACCAGATGAACACCACGCCCGACGGCCAGTTCCAGACCTTCACCGTCGAGTCCGGCGAGTACATCCGGGAGAAGTTCTTCGGCGCCGACCCGCGGCTCCGCAAGATCGTCCAGCATCTGGACGACGACGACCTGCGCAAGCTGTCGCGCGGCGGGCACGACTACCGCAAGGTGTACGCGGCGTTCAAGGCCGCCCGCGAGCACGTCGGGCAGCCGACCGTGATCCTCGCGCACACCATCAAGGGCTGGACGCTCGGCTCCGACTTCGAGGCCCGCAACGCCACCCACCAGATGAAGAAGCTGACCAAGGCCGAGCTGAAGGAGTTCCGGGACCGGCTCTACCTGGACATCCCCGACTCGGCGCTGGAGGCGCCCCTCCCGCCCTACTACCACCCGGGCGAGGACTCCGACGAGATCCAGTACATGCGCGAGCGCCGCGCGGCCCTCGGCGGCTTCCTGCCGAAGCGCGTCGTCCGCGCCAAGCCGCTCAAGCTCCCCGGCGACCCGGTCTACGCGGAGCTGAAGAAGGGGTCGGGCAAGCAGAACATCGCCACCACCATGGCGTTCGTCCGGCTGCTCAAGGACCTGATCAAGGACGGGAACCTCGGCGCCCGCTTCGTCCCGATCGCCCCGGACGAGTACCGGACGTTCGGCATGGACTCGCTGTTCCCCACGTCCAAGATCTACTCGCCGCACGGGCAGACCTACGACGCGGTCGACCGCAAGCTCCTACTCTCCTACAAGGAGTCCGAGCAGGGCCAGATGCTGCACGAGGGCATCAGCGAGGCCGGCTCGATGGCCTCGACGATCGCGGCGGGCACGTCCTACGCCACGCACGGCGAGCACATGATCCCCGTCTACATCTTCTACTCGATGTTCGGGTTCCAGCGGACCGGCGACCAGATGTGGGCCCTCGGCGACCAGATGGGCCGCGGTTTCCTCCTCGGCGCCACCGCCGGCCGCACCACCCTCACCGGCGAGGGCCTCCAGCACGCCGACGGTCACTCCCCGCTCCTCGCGGCGGCCAACCCGGCCTGCGTCCACTACGACCCGACCTGGGCGTTCGAACTGGCCCACATCGTCCAGGACGCCCTGCGCCGCATGTACGGCTCGTCCGAGGAACACCCCAACGGCGAAGACGTCTTCTACTACCTCACCGTCTACAACGAGCCCTACCAGCAGCCCGCCGAACCCGAGAATCTCGACGTCGACGGCCTCCTCAAGGGCCTCTACCGCCACAGGAACGCCCCCGAGACCGTCTCCGGCAACGGGCAGGCGCCCCGCGCGCAGATCCTCGCCTCCGGCGTCGGCGGCCGCTGGGCCCTCGAAGCCCAGCGCCTCCTCGCCGAGGACTGGGGCGTCGCCGCCGACGTGTGGTCGGCGACCTCCTGGAACGAACTGGCCCGCGAGGCCCGCGACTGCGACGAGTGGAACCTGCTGAACCCCGACTCCGAGCAGCGCGTCCCCTACGTCACCCGGACGCTGGACACCGTCCCCGGCCCGATCGTCGCGGTATCGGACTACATGCGGGCGGTACCCGACCAGATCGCCCCGTGGGTCCACGGGGACTTCTCCTCACTCGGCACCGACGGCTTCGGCTTCTCCGACACCCGCGCCGCGGCCCGCCGCTTCTTCCACGTCGACGCGGCGTCTATCGTCCTCGCCGTCCTCACCCGCCTCGCCCGCAACGGCGAGATCAAACCGGAGACACTCCAGCAGGCGATCGAGCGCTACCGCCTCGACGCCCCCGTCAGCGACGTCTTCGCCGGAGGCGTCGGCAGCGCCGAAAGCAACACCGGCGGCGACGCGTGATTTATTGCATTGCCCTTGGCGTTCGGGCCTTGACGGCCCTCTCTTCGGCGGGCAATGCGGCGATCGCTGCATCGCTCCGAACTCGCCTTGGCGGCTCGCTCCGCGATCAGGTTCTCGCTCCGCTCGAACCTGCCTTCGGACGCGATCGCAACGTCCCGGTCGCCGATGGCTGAGGTAAGAACCGCTGGGTGAACCCGGATGTGATCGCGGAGGTGTAGGCCGCGATCCCGCCGGACGCCGAGCAGGGCGAAGGGCCCCGAGATCCTCGGGGCCCTTCGTCATGCGCGGGTCAGGACCCGGGCTTGAAAATGCCGAACCGGTTGCCGGACGGGTCCTCCAAGTAGGCGAACCGCAGGCCGTTCGCCGCGTCCACGGGAGGAAGGGCGATCTTTCCGCCCGCCTTCTCGGTCTGGGCGCAGGTGGCGTCCACGTCCTCGACGAGCACGAAGAACATGGCACGGTTCTCGGACGCGTCGGACTGGTGGAAGATCCCGCCCTTGGGAACGTCGTCGCCCGGGTAGCCGATCAGGTCGTAACCGTCCTCGTCGGGGTCGATCGTGAACTGCCAGCCGAACACATCGCCGTAGAAACGCCGGGCCTCCGCCGGGGCATCGGTGTCGACCTGGAACCACGTCACGGTATTGAAAGCGGGAACGGTCATCGGTTCTCCTCCTTGCAGGCTGTCGGCACCAGCTTTCAACGCCCCGGCGACAACCCTGTGTCGGAGTTTCCCGGCGGATTCCCGAATCGGAACTCGGCCCAGACGACGGTCCGGTGCCCGTCCGCCCAGAACCCCCACCGGCTCGACAGCGCCTCGACGATCCGCAGCCCGCGCCCACCCTCGGCGCCGTCCGCGACCCTGACACGCGGACGCCTGCCGTCCGCCCCGTCGTCGGCGACCTCAAGCCGGTAGAGATCCCCGCCGGCCAGCAGGCTGATCGTCACCCGTCCGCCCTTGCCCGACGCGGTGTGCGCGATGGCGTTGCAGACCGTCTCGCTGCCGACCGTCACCAGGTCGTCCAGCACGGGATGGCCGGTGGGCAGCATGTCCCGCAGAAACCACCGCGCATACCCGACGGACCGCGTGACGCCGGGCAACGTGACCGCACCGATCACGACCAGCCCGCCGGAGTCGATCACGAGTTCACCCACGACACACCCCGCCGCCCCCCGAACCGGGCCACCCTCCGGCTCCGACCGTGCCCCTGAATCCTTCCGGCTCGCCGTGATTTGCTCATCTCGGGCGCCTCCATGGTGCGCCTCCTTCCTGTTCGGAGTCGCCCGCCACATTCGCCGCCCGTCGTCTTCGCGTCCTCCCCTCTGAACGTTTTCCGACTGAACGTTCAACGCGTGCACGATCGAGCACGGTGAGTGACATTCTCGAAAGATGCCTGCCGACAACGCTCCAACCGTCCGCCAGCGCCGGATCGGCTCCGCGCTCCGCAAGGCCCGCGAGCACCACAAGATGACCGTGGCCGCCGTCGGCGGCAGCTTCGGCCGCTCCCAGGGCTGGATGAGCATGGTCGAGAACGGCCTGCACCCCATCGCCCCAGGCGAACTCGCCCGCTTCCTGGACTTCTACGCGATACCGGAAGGCCCGCTCCGGGCGTCCCTCCTCCACCTGGCCACCCACGTCCCCGGCAAGTGGGTCCGAGAACGGGTAGGCCGGATCTCCGCCGCTGCGCTCGATCTGGCAAGTCTGGAGGAGGACGCCGCCGAGATCCGCACCTTGCAGACCAACATCATCCCGGGGCTTCTCCAGATCCCGGACTACACCCGAAAGCTCATGGCCGTTGGCCTCGCCAAGAACTCGCGCAACGTCGAAGCGCTGGTCGAGTTCCGGATGTCCCGCCAGCGAGTGCTGGGCCGTCCCGAGCCACCTCACTACGTTCCGATCATCGCAGAGGCGGTCCTTCACAATCGGGTCGGCGGCGATCCCGCGATCCTGCGCGCGCAGATCCGAAGACTGGCCGATGTCGCCCGGCTCGATCACGTCGATCTTCGTGTCCTCCCCAGAGCGGCCAGCGCATACCTCTCGCTCATCACTCCGTGTGTTCTCATCTCCTTGCGCCCGCCCGGAGAGCTCACTGTGTCCGTGGGCGATCAGTTCACCCGAACTGTCTTTGTGGAGGACGAGGAAGAGGTGGCGTCCCATCAAAAGATCTTCGAGGTGCTGCTGTCAGCAACTCTCAGCAGAACCGCTTCATTGGAACTCATCGACGAGGTAGCGTCAGAATCATGAAGCTTCTCAACCTCCCCCACGGATCTTGGCGCAAGAGCACTCACAGCGGTGGTGACGAAGGTGATTGTGTCGAGGTCGCCGATCTAGGTAAGCACGTCGCCGTCCGCGACAGCAAAGCCCCCGGCACCGGTCACCTCACCTTGACCCGCCAAGACTTCGCCATCCTCCTCACACAGCTCGCATCACAACCATGAACACACCCGAAGCGTCCCCGCACCACTGGCGCAAGAGCACCCACAGCGGCGGTGTCGAAAACGATTGCGTCGAAATCACCAGCATGGACGACCACATCGCGATCCGCGACAGCAAAACCGCCACCGCCGGGCACCTCACCCTCACACGCCGGGACTTCGCTACCCTCCTCGCCCACCTCGAATCAAAGCCATGAAAACTCCCAAGTCATCCCCGTCCAACTGGCGCAAGAGCACCCACAGCGGCGCGGTCGAGAACGATTGCGTCGAAATCGCCAGCATGGACGATCACATTGTCATCCGCGACAGCAAAGCCGCCACAGCCGGGCACCTCACCCTCACACGCCAGGACTTCACTACCCTCCTCGCCCACCTCACGCCTTAGAAGAGGTTCATTAACGCGTGATCGCTCAAGCGATTTCGTGTAGGCCAGAACCGGGTTTCAGTGACGCTATCCGCGCACCCCCAAGCGGGGGGATTTCTGCTCCGGTGCAGGTCGTTTGGCCAGGGGCGGTTCCCAAGTGGGAGGGAGGCCGAATCTGGCGAGCAGCTCCGGTCCGCCGGAGAAGACGGTGACGCGGGCGATGCCTTTGCGGGTTGTGGTGAGGACGCCGAGGCCGAACGCGTGGTGGATTCCGTCGACGCCGCGGAGGTAGGCGGCGGCAGCAGGGTGGCCGTTGGCGAGGGTGGGGGCCATCCGCCAGTCGCCGGACGATCCGACCACCTGCGTGAGGTAGCGCAGGCAGGTCGCGATGCCCGAGAACCAGGTGCGGGTGCCGACCATCTCGATCGAGGCGTCGGTTCGCAGGGCCCGTTCCAACGCCTGGACGTCGGCGTTCTGGAAACCGGCGATGTACTGCTCCAGTAGGGCGCGGGCATGTGGGGCGGTGGGCTCGGTGAGCCGCTCGCCTCCGACGGCGGCCTCGTCGAGACGGGCGCGGGCTCGTTGCAACGCGCTCTTGACCGCTGCGACCGAGGTGTCGAGCATGGCCGCGACCTCACTGGCGGGAAAGCCCAGCACCTCACGCAGGAGCAACACCGCGCGTTGCCTGGGCGGCAGGTACTGGAGCCCGGCGATGAGCGCGAGCCGCACACTCTCGCGCGTGGCGACCACCGTGGCGGGATCGTCCTGCTGCGTGGCGACCAATGCGTCCGGGATCGGCTGCACCCACGCCACGCCCAGGCTTGTCCCATAGTCGGGTGAGATGTCCGGGTCGTCGGCTGGCGGCCCCAGGCCGGACGGCAACGCCCGCCTGCTGCGGTTGCGCAGCGCGGTCAGGCAGGCGTTGGTGGCGATGCGGTACAGCCAGACCCGCAGCGATGACCGTCCCTCGAAGGTGCCGTAGGAGCGCCAAGCCCGCAGGTAGGTCTCCTGGACGAGGTCTTCGGCCTCGTCCAGCGATCCGAGCATCCGATAGCAGTGCGCCAGCAGCTCGCGCCGGAACGGCTCAGTGCTGCGGGCGAACTCGTGCTCGTCGGGCACCTGGTTCTTCCCTTCTGGCCATGGGTTCGGTCACAGCCCGAGCCTGGGATCTATCCATCCGGCCATCCTGCGAATCGCGTCGTCGGCCTCCGGCGCCCTGCCCGCGGCCATCTGGAAGGTGTGCTGCATACCGGGAAAGACGTCCAGCACGACAACGACTCCGACCTTCTCGGCGTGCTCAGCGAGCATGCGGGCGTCGTCCAGGAGCGTCTCATCCCCTCCCACCTGGATATAGATCGGTCCGAGCCCGGACAGATCGGCGTACAGCGGGCTCGCCAACGGATCACGGGGATCACCGTCCTCGCCCAAGAATGTGGCCGCGAGCATCCGCACGGTCTCCGCGTAGAAGAAGGGATCTCTTTCCTCATTGCTTTCGTAGGACTCTCCGGTGGCCTCCATATCCGTCCAAGGTGAGAACGGCATCGCCGCAGCGGGCAATGGCAAACCCCGCTCACGCGCCCTGAGCTGGGCGGTGATCGCCAGCCCACCGCCGGAGGAATCGCCGGTGAAAGCGATGTGGGCGGATTCGATCCCCTGGTCCAGCAGCCACTGGTAGGCGTCGGCCACGTCGTCCACTTGCGCCGGATGCGTGTGCGAAGGGGCAAGGCGGTAGTCGAGGATTAGCGCACGCACCCCGGTCGCCTTGGCCAGGTGACCGAACATCTTGCGGTGCGTGTAGATGGACCCACCGCCGAACCCGCCGCCGTGCAGGCACAGCAGCACCCGATCCTGGACGCAGCGCTTCGGCACCAGCCACATCGCCGGCAGGCCGCTCGCCTCCGCCTCGATGTAGTCCACTCCACGGGGTTCGGCGGTGAGATCGCCCCAGGACTCGTCGTCCGGGTGCTCGGCGTCCGGCCTGGTCATCGCCAGCCGTGCCGCCACCCAGTGCCGCTTGACCGCTTCGGCCTGCTTGCTCGTCATCGCCCTCCTCCGTTCAGGCCGCGCAGTTGTGGAAGGCTTCGATGCGCCAGGAACCGTCCCGCCGGGACAGCACCCAGGTCTCCAGCGAGCGGCTCTCAGGATCCGGCTCGGGTTCGCCGGACGGCACCACGGCCCCCTTGCTGGACACCAAGGCGGCGTCAGTGCCGACGAACCGGACGTTCTGCACTTCGTGGACGGCCTTCGACCCCTTGAGCCCACCCGCGAAGACGCATGCCATGGTCGCGCGGATCGCCTCACGGTCGGACAGGTACGTCCCTGGCAAGGTCGCCGTGGCAGCCTCCGCGTACGGCGCCACAAAGGCGTCGGCGTCGTTGGCGGCCCATGCGGCGTAGACCTCATCCAGTACCGCGAGCACCTGGCGTTCGTCGGTCATGATGATCCCCTTCCGTTCCCGGGACGTGCTCTCCTCATACAGACCACCGTCCGGCGAAAAGGAAGCGCTCACGCGAGACTCAAGGGTCAGCGTCCGCGCTGATCCGCCGGGCTCGGGTCGTCCCGATACCCGGGCCGCAACAGCGCCGCCCCGTGCGCATGGCGCCCGTTCAGACCCGCCCGACCGCCGGGAGCCGCCCACGTCCTCAAAGTGATTCGCGGGCGACCTCGGCTTGCAGCGCCATGGGTCACCGGCGCGAGTGCATTCGGAGCGATACCGCGGCGCGGACACGGTCCGGCTGGAGGGGCGGTCAGGAAGATTTGGTGAGGGGAAGGCCGTTGATGACGCGTTCGCGGAGGGCGGCGCCGCGGACGCCGATCTCGGTGAAGTCGTTGTCGCCGGGTGTGTCGGTGAGGAGGAGCTCGGGAGCCAGCAGCGCGCCGAGTGGGACGCCAGGCTCGGGATCGTGGAGGCCGCCGATGGGCGCGGTGGACAAGTCGAGGTAGGCGGGGGCAAGAGTCCTGCCGTGGAGTACGCCGGTCACCAGGTCGGGGCAGAACTCGTTCCAGAAGATGGCCACGGTGGCGCGCAGATCGCCGTGGACCATCACCAGCTTCTCCGTCATGTCGCCCACGAAGGTGTCCGCCGTGACGTCACCCATCACGATCAGCTTGGCATCGCCCTCCAGGTAGATGTCCTTGGCACGCAGATTCCCAAGCACGATCAGCGCGGAGGCTCCGTCGTCGATGTCGACGAGGTTGCCGTCGATGGTCAGGTCACCGTCCACGACATACCCGGTGGCCTGATCGGGGGTGTCGTCGCCCCAGGGAGTCCGCTCGTGGTCGTCCAAGGGAAGTTCTCCCGTCACCACAGCCGCACCGGGGACGAGGATGTACTCCTCCTCGTACAGATTCCGGTAGGTGCTCTCGGGCACTCCGCGCTCTTCGAAGAGCCCGACGGCGTCTTCCCACGTCAGGTAACTGCTCGGCATGCCCGCGAACGTAGCAGCCCCCACCGCCCCCAAAGCACCCACCCCATCGTCCGCGGGGCGTACCGTACCAATCTGGACCACCTGGCCGACCCGATACACAAATTGCTCACGAGCGCAAAGATCATTGAGCCGTCGGCGGGCCCCCATCCTTTCGCGGTCACGAACCCCGGCCAGGTCGCCGGCACCATCTCGTGCGTTACGCCCTCCGAACAGTGACGGGCCGAAGAACGACCATGATCCAAAATGTCGCGAGCGACACGGAGTCTCAACATCGGGACGAACCGCCCACAACGACTCTATGTGCTGATATTTTCATCTCGCCGCGAGAGACTCAGGGACAACCCTGGTGGACGAGCGCTCCCGGAATGGGCGCGGAACTGGAGGGCATGTGGAGCCGCTCGCTCCTGGGGATCCCCGGATGGTCGGAAAGTACCGTCTGCTCGGCCGACTCGGAGAGGGGGGAATGGGCAAGGTCTTCTTCGGACGCTCACCGGGCGGGCGAGCGGTCGCCGTCAAGGTCATCAAAGCAGATTTAGCCACTGACAGCACATTCCGTCGTCGCTTCACGCAGGAGATCGAGACCGCCCGCAAGGTGAGCGGGATCTTCACCGCACCAGTCGT carries:
- the aceE gene encoding pyruvate dehydrogenase (acetyl-transferring), homodimeric type — protein: MASGRQRFSIISDGLPSQLPDINPDETREWLESLDTVIKTEGRGRARYVMLRLLERAREQQVGVPGLRSTDFINTIPPESEPWFPGDEHVERRIRAYIRWNAAIMVSRANRPELGVGGHIATYASAASLYEVGFNHFFRGKDHGESGDQVFLQGHAAPGIYARAYLEGRLPGDKLDGFRQEHSHPGGGLSSYPHPRLMPDFWEFPTVSMGLTAIDSVYQARFNRYLYNRKIKDTSRSHVWAFLGDGEMGEPESLGAIGLAAREELDNLTFVVNCNLQQLDGPVRGNGKIIQELESFFRGAGWNVIKVIWGRDWDPLLAQDVDGVLVNQMNTTPDGQFQTFTVESGEYIREKFFGADPRLRKIVQHLDDDDLRKLSRGGHDYRKVYAAFKAAREHVGQPTVILAHTIKGWTLGSDFEARNATHQMKKLTKAELKEFRDRLYLDIPDSALEAPLPPYYHPGEDSDEIQYMRERRAALGGFLPKRVVRAKPLKLPGDPVYAELKKGSGKQNIATTMAFVRLLKDLIKDGNLGARFVPIAPDEYRTFGMDSLFPTSKIYSPHGQTYDAVDRKLLLSYKESEQGQMLHEGISEAGSMASTIAAGTSYATHGEHMIPVYIFYSMFGFQRTGDQMWALGDQMGRGFLLGATAGRTTLTGEGLQHADGHSPLLAAANPACVHYDPTWAFELAHIVQDALRRMYGSSEEHPNGEDVFYYLTVYNEPYQQPAEPENLDVDGLLKGLYRHRNAPETVSGNGQAPRAQILASGVGGRWALEAQRLLAEDWGVAADVWSATSWNELAREARDCDEWNLLNPDSEQRVPYVTRTLDTVPGPIVAVSDYMRAVPDQIAPWVHGDFSSLGTDGFGFSDTRAAARRFFHVDAASIVLAVLTRLARNGEIKPETLQQAIERYRLDAPVSDVFAGGVGSAESNTGGDA
- a CDS encoding VOC family protein, whose product is MTVPAFNTVTWFQVDTDAPAEARRFYGDVFGWQFTIDPDEDGYDLIGYPGDDVPKGGIFHQSDASENRAMFFVLVEDVDATCAQTEKAGGKIALPPVDAANGLRFAYLEDPSGNRFGIFKPGS
- a CDS encoding ATP-binding protein, translating into MGELVIDSGGLVVIGAVTLPGVTRSVGYARWFLRDMLPTGHPVLDDLVTVGSETVCNAIAHTASGKGGRVTISLLAGGDLYRLEVADDGADGRRPRVRVADGAEGGRGLRIVEALSSRWGFWADGHRTVVWAEFRFGNPPGNSDTGLSPGR
- a CDS encoding helix-turn-helix domain-containing protein, yielding MPADNAPTVRQRRIGSALRKAREHHKMTVAAVGGSFGRSQGWMSMVENGLHPIAPGELARFLDFYAIPEGPLRASLLHLATHVPGKWVRERVGRISAAALDLASLEEDAAEIRTLQTNIIPGLLQIPDYTRKLMAVGLAKNSRNVEALVEFRMSRQRVLGRPEPPHYVPIIAEAVLHNRVGGDPAILRAQIRRLADVARLDHVDLRVLPRAASAYLSLITPCVLISLRPPGELTVSVGDQFTRTVFVEDEEEVASHQKIFEVLLSATLSRTASLELIDEVASES
- a CDS encoding DUF397 domain-containing protein — protein: MKLLNLPHGSWRKSTHSGGDEGDCVEVADLGKHVAVRDSKAPGTGHLTLTRQDFAILLTQLASQP
- a CDS encoding DUF397 domain-containing protein, encoding MNTPEASPHHWRKSTHSGGVENDCVEITSMDDHIAIRDSKTATAGHLTLTRRDFATLLAHLESKP
- a CDS encoding DUF397 domain-containing protein; amino-acid sequence: MKTPKSSPSNWRKSTHSGAVENDCVEIASMDDHIVIRDSKAATAGHLTLTRQDFTTLLAHLTP
- a CDS encoding sigma-70 family RNA polymerase sigma factor produces the protein MPDEHEFARSTEPFRRELLAHCYRMLGSLDEAEDLVQETYLRAWRSYGTFEGRSSLRVWLYRIATNACLTALRNRSRRALPSGLGPPADDPDISPDYGTSLGVAWVQPIPDALVATQQDDPATVVATRESVRLALIAGLQYLPPRQRAVLLLREVLGFPASEVAAMLDTSVAAVKSALQRARARLDEAAVGGERLTEPTAPHARALLEQYIAGFQNADVQALERALRTDASIEMVGTRTWFSGIATCLRYLTQVVGSSGDWRMAPTLANGHPAAAAYLRGVDGIHHAFGLGVLTTTRKGIARVTVFSGGPELLARFGLPPTWEPPLAKRPAPEQKSPRLGVRG
- a CDS encoding alpha/beta hydrolase, with amino-acid sequence MTSKQAEAVKRHWVAARLAMTRPDAEHPDDESWGDLTAEPRGVDYIEAEASGLPAMWLVPKRCVQDRVLLCLHGGGFGGGSIYTHRKMFGHLAKATGVRALILDYRLAPSHTHPAQVDDVADAYQWLLDQGIESAHIAFTGDSSGGGLAITAQLRARERGLPLPAAAMPFSPWTDMEATGESYESNEERDPFFYAETVRMLAATFLGEDGDPRDPLASPLYADLSGLGPIYIQVGGDETLLDDARMLAEHAEKVGVVVVLDVFPGMQHTFQMAAGRAPEADDAIRRMAGWIDPRLGL
- a CDS encoding SgcJ/EcaC family oxidoreductase translates to MTDERQVLAVLDEVYAAWAANDADAFVAPYAEAATATLPGTYLSDREAIRATMACVFAGGLKGSKAVHEVQNVRFVGTDAALVSSKGAVVPSGEPEPDPESRSLETWVLSRRDGSWRIEAFHNCAA